Proteins encoded by one window of Camelus bactrianus isolate YW-2024 breed Bactrian camel chromosome 9, ASM4877302v1, whole genome shotgun sequence:
- the C9H16orf78 gene encoding uncharacterized protein C16orf78 homolog → MTEKPEDLKDSLPTERKHVWRSAEERRMSDLTRVLEWLERRQRKKTQSLQVPFQVSGQNAKDEETSALYRRLYRVEAKGKRLSMALGNYPKDMPRKSDVDIKDVITQESTQRSMPYHRQSTTEPTLQDAIFPQRRATLFRDWVGKMSDISYERKLKSLMEKGVEPKVEMVRMLKPEEVLSCRYLRLSKNNIRTLLKLCKDAGMNVDIHPHMVEGEIDAKKVFNQNTSVAL, encoded by the exons ATGACAGAGAAGCCAGAGGACCTGAAGGACTCGCTGCCTACAGAGAGGAAGCACGTGTGGAGGTCGGCTGAGGAGAGGCGGATGTCGGACCTCACGCGGGTGTTGGAGTGGCTGGAGcggaggcagaggaagaagacGCAATCTCTCCAG GTCCCCTTCCAGGTCTCGGGGCAAAACGCCAAGGATGAGGAGACTTCTGCCCTGTACAGAAGGCTCTACAGAGTGGAAGCAAAGGGAAAACGCCTCAGCATGGCCCTGGGCAACTACCCCAAGGACATGCCTAGGAAATCTG ACGTAGACATCAAGGATGTAATCACTCAAGAGTCCACTCAGCGCTCAATGCCCTACCATCGACAAAGCACCACTGAACCCACGTTACAGGATGCCATCTTCCCCCAAAGAAGGGCCACCCTCTTCAGAGACTGGGTGGGCAAGATGTCTGACATCTCTTACGAGCGTAAGCTGAAGAGCCTCATGGAGAAGGGCGTGGAGCCCAAGGTGGAGATGGTGAGGATGCTGAAGCCAGAGGAGGTGCTGAGCTGCCG ATACCTGAGATTGTCCAAGAACAACATTCGAACCTTGCTCAAGCTGTGCAAGGATGCAGGAATGAACGTGGACATCCATCCCCACATGGTCGAAGGAGAAATAGACGCTAAAAAGGTGTTCAACCAAAACACCAGCGTAGCCCTTTAA